One window of the Eucalyptus grandis isolate ANBG69807.140 chromosome 6, ASM1654582v1, whole genome shotgun sequence genome contains the following:
- the LOC104432551 gene encoding uncharacterized protein LOC104432551 has product MAPSVSTGRLLELNLISAQDLAPVSKSMRTYAVAWVHPDRKLTTRVDEKGHANPNWNEKFVFRVNDVSLETDTCVITIEIYALTWLRVVLVGTVRALLSSLIPPSTRTRTKNTPMRFMTLQVLRPSGRPQGAINFGVSLINSSMRSMPLNSELSASLAFDSGEEADQKDNKKEPGNDGNKNSQKDATKIRLWRSQSERTNDYSYNPGSTVCNDSMVGFKQTKGGSLLGSMVSDVGPSASIVAAAIAKGLLPPNKNYREEGESSILLDNWTENDSSEGLRTKIERWRTELPPIHNRGGNGKKNAKTGANQGRDRPRRHSDGGGLFSCFGNAYGCEFSISCGGGSTKKIRDEPSRVG; this is encoded by the exons ATGGCTCCTTCTGTCTCTACCGGCAGGCTCCTCGAACTTAACCTCATATCGGCCCAAGATCTGGCCCCAGTGTCGAAATCCATGCGGACGTATGCGGTCGCGTGGGTCCATCCTGATCGGAAACTGACGACGAGGGTCGACGAGAAAGGGCACGCAAACCCTAACTGGAACGAGAAGTTTGTGTTTCGCGTGAATGATGTCTCTTTGGAGACCGACACCTGCGTGATTACCATCGAAATCTACGCATTGACTTGGCTTCGTGTGGTTCTCGTCGGGACGGTCCGAGCGCTCCTCAGCAGCCTCATTCCTCCGTCGACACGGACGCGGACCAAGAACACGCCCATGAGATTCATGACCTTGCAG GTTCTGCGTCCATCGGGCCGGCCGCAAGGGGCAATAAATTTTGGCGTCTCGCTCATCAATAGCAGCATGCGCAGCATGCCATTGAACTCGGAGCTGAGCGCATCTTTGGCCTTCGACAGTGGTGAAGAGGCGGACCAAAAGGACAATAAAAAGGAACCTGGTAACGATGGGAACAAGAACTCACAGAAGGATGCCACGAAAATCCGCCTATGGCGGTCGCAGAGCGAGAGGACAAATGACTACTCCTACAATCCTGGAAGCACCGTTTGCAACGACTCGATGGTTGGGTTCAAGCAGACGAAAGGCGGGAGCTTGTTGGGGTCGATGGTATCCGATGTGGGCCCATCAGCGTCAATTGTGGCGGCCGCCATAGCCAAGGGGTTGCTACCCCCGAATAAGAACTACCGCGAGGAGGGCGAGAGCTCGATACTGCTCGACAATTGGACAGAGAACGATAGCAGCGAGGGCCTGAGGACCAAGATCGAGCGGTGGCGAACCGAATTGCCCCCGATCCATAACCGAGGCGGCAACGGCAAGAAGAATGCCAAAACGGGTGCGAACCAAGGTAGAGATCGTCCACGAAGGCACAGTGATGGAGGCGGATTGTTCTCGTGTTTCGGAAACGCGTACGGGTGCGAGTTCTCTATCAGTTGCGGTGGAGGCAGCACCAAGAAGATCAG GGACGAGCCCAGTAGAGTTGGATGA
- the LOC104435272 gene encoding leucine-rich repeat receptor-like protein kinase PXL1, translating to MKNSKTLKKMQLQLLLFYCSIGLSLVFAEGAQTTPNDELSTLLSIKSSLTDPLDCLKDWKAPSGTPEGGAIQCNWTGVSCNSKGFVEKLNLSNMNLSGSVSDQIQELHSLSHINLSCNAFESTLSRALSNVTSLQSIDVSQNNFVGSFPVGLGRVRGLVQVNASSNNFAGPLPEDLGSATALESLDLRGNFFEGSIPTSFKNLQNLKYLGLSGNNLTGPIPGELGQLSSLETIIMGYNDFEGGIPPEFGNLTNLRYLDLAVGTLGGQIPAALGSLRKLTTMYLFSNNFEGKIPPEIGNISSLIFLDLSDNKITGEIPVELENLKNLQLFNLMCNQLSGSIPQGLGELTNLQVLELWKNSFKGTLPSNLGKNSPLQWLDVSSNLLSGEIPEGLCNSGNLTKLILFNNSFSGPIPMGLSSCASLIRVRIQQNILSGTIPIGLGNLPNLQRLELAYNNFSGEIPQDIALSTSLSFVDLSYNHLDSSVPSSIFSISKLQSFIASDNNLRGNIPDQFQDCPSLSVLDLSNNRFSGNIPVSIASCKKLVKLNLRNNRLTGGIPRAISTMPTLAILDLSNNSLAGQIPEVIGSSPTLETFNVSYNKLVGSIPSSGMFDNINPSELEGNPGLCGGVLPPCLKKSAATLGNKRGMHIYHVLIGFAIGASVILSLSLAFFAGRILYRRWYLYDGFFYDWFKRGNEEWPWRLVAFQRVSFTSSDILACINESNVIGMGGTGMVYKAEVHRPHVVVAVKKLWRSGSDLENGSDLLQEVNLLGRLRHRNIVRLLGYLHNESDVMMVYEYMPNGNLGTALHDKQAGKLLVDWVSRYNIAVGVAQGLNYLHYDCHPPIIHRDIKSNNILLDKNLEAKIADFGLARMMIHKNETVSMVAGSYGYIAPEYGYTLKVDEKSDIYSYGVVLLELLTGKTPLDPSFGESIDIVQWVRTKIKDNKTVEEALDASIAGQCKPVQEEMLLVLRVALLCTAKLPKERPSMRDVLMMLGEAKPRRKSVCYGDASNAGKEKPIFTTSPVVGLL from the exons ATGAAGAACAGCAAGACACTGAAAAAAATGCAACTCCAACTGCTGCTCTTCTACTGTTCCATTGGCCTCTCTCTTGTTTTTGCTGAGGGAGCTCAAACCACACCCAATGATGAACTTTCAACTTTGCTCTCAATAAAATCCAGCCTGACCGACCCTTTAGACTGCCTTAAAGATTGGAAAGCCCCAAGCGGCACACCAGAAGGTGGCGCAATCCAATGCAACTGGACTGGAGTCTCATGCAACTCAAAAGGGTTCGTGGAGAAGCTCAACCTTTCCAACATGAACCTGAGTGGCAGTGTTTCTGATCAGATTCAAGAGCTACACAGTCTTTCTCACATCAACTTGTCCTGTAACGCATTTGAATCAACATTGTCGAGAGCTCTCTCCAATGTGACCTCACTGCAGAGCATCGATGTGAGCCAGAATAATTTTGTTGGCAGCTTTCCTGTAGGCCTGGGAAGGGTCAGAGGACTAGTGCAAGTCAATGCTTCGAGCAATAACTTCGCTGGCCCTCTTCCAGAGGATCTCGGGAGTGCAACAGCTCTCGAGAGCTTAGATTTGAGGGGTAACTTCTTTGAGGGCTCAATACCGACGTCCTTCAAGAACCTGCAGAATCTGAAGTACCTCGGGCTTTCGGGGAATAACCTTACTGGGCCAATCCCCGGAGAACTCGGGCAGTTGTCGTCTCTAGAGACGATCATCATGGGTTACAATGATTTCGAGGGTGGGATTCCTCCTGAGTTCGGGAACCTTACGAATCTCCGGTATCTCGACTTGGCGGTTGGCACTCTCGGTGGACAGATTCCAGCTGCATTGGGGAGCTTGCGAAAGCTCACTACCATGTATCTGTTCTCAAACAATTTCGAGGGAAAGATTCCCCCGGAAATTGGCAACATTTCGTCATTGATCTTCCTAGATCTCTCCGACAATAAAATCACAGGGGAGATTCCAGTAGAGCTAgaaaacttgaagaatttgcAGCTTTTCAACCTGATGTGCAATCAACTAAGTGGGTCGATCCCACAAGGTCTCGGGGAGTTGACCAACTTGCAGGTGCTGGAGCTGTGGAAGAACTCGTTCAAGGGTACATTGCCATCCAATCTCGGCAAGAACTCGCCACTCCAGTGGCTAGACGTATCATCAAACTTGTTATCCGGTGAGATCCCTGAAGGATTGTGCAATTCAGGCAACCTCACTAAGCTTATCCTCTTCAACAACTCCTTCTCGGGCCCGATCCCTATGGGCCTCTCGAGCTGTGCTTCATTAATTAGAGTTCGCATCCAGCAAAATATTCTATCTGGGACGATTCCGATTGGCCTCGGAAATCTGCCAAACCTTCAAAGGCTAGAATTAGCTTATAATAACTTCTCTGGTGAGATCCCACAAGACATTGCCCTCTCTACTTCGCTTTCTTTTGTCGATTTGTCATACAATCACCTAGACTCCTCTGTTCCTTCTAGTATCTTTTCCATTTCCAAACTCCAGAGCTTCATTGCTTCCGACAACAACCTGAGAGGCAACATCCCAGACCAGTTCCAAGATTGCCCATCGCTCTCGGTGCTCGACCTCTCAAACAACCGTTTCTCGGGTAATATCCCGGTGAGCATAGCATCGTGCAAGAAACTGGTCAAACTTAATCTCAGAAACAACAGGTTGACCGGTGGCATCCCCAGGGCGATTTCCACTATGCCCACATTGGCCATTCTTGATCTGTCCAACAACTCTTTGGCTGGTCAAATACCGGAAGTTATCGGAAGCTCGCCTACATTAGAGACGTTTAATGTGTCGTACAATAAACTCGTTGGCTCCATTCCATCAAGTGGCATGTTTGATAACATCAATCCTTCTGAATTAGAAGGCAATCCTGGACTCTGCGGCGGGGTTCTTCCACCGTGTTTGAAAAAGTCTGCTGCAACTTTAGGAAATAAAAGAGGCATGCACATATATCACGTCCTCATCGGATTCGCCATCGGGGCGTCCGTGATTTTATCCCTTAGTCTGGCATTTTTCGCTGGGAGGATTCTATACAGAAGGTGGTACTTGTATGATGGTTTCTTCTATGACTGGTTCAAGAGGGGAAATGAGGAATGGCCTTGGAGGCTGGTGGCTTTCCAAAGGGTTAGCTTCACCAGTAGCGATATCCTTGCTTGCATAAATGAATCCAATGTGATCGGCATGGGCGGGACTGGCATGGTCTATAAGGCTGAAGTGCACCGGCCCCACGTTGTCGTGGCAGTCAAGAAGCTCTGGAGATCAGGTTCCGATCTAGAGAACGGCTCCGATCTGTTGCAGGAAGTGAATCTCCTAGGACGGCTCCGGCACCGCAACATCGTACGTTTATTAGGGTATCTTCACAACGAGAGTGACGTGATGATGGTTTACGAATACATGCCGAACGGCAACCTTGGGACAGCATTGCACGACAAGCAAGCTGGGAAGTTGCTGGTCGACTGGGTCTCAAGGTACAACATCGCAGTCGGAGTGGCGCAAGGCCTGAACTATCTCCACTACGATTGCCATCCGCCAATCATCCACCGGGACATCAAGTCGAATAACATCTTGCTTGACAAAAATCTCGAGGCGAAGATTGCAGATTTCGGGTTGGCGAGGATGATGATCCACAAGAATGAGACTGTTTCGATGGTGGCCGGATCCTACGGATACATAGCACCTG AGTATGGATACACCTTGAAAGTAGATGAGAAGAGCGACATATACAGTTATGGGGTCGTCCTTCTTGAGCTCCTAACAGGAAAAACGCCCTTGGACCCATCGTTCGGAGAGTCCATAGACATAGTCCAGTGGGTTCGGACCAAGATCAAGGACAACAAAACCGTGGAAGAAGCGCTGGACGCCAGCATAGCCGGCCAGTGCAAACCCGTCCAAGAAGAGATGCTTCTTGTCCTGCGGGTTGCGCTTCTCTGCACAGCGAAGCTTCCCAAGGAGCGGCCTTCCATGCGGGATGTCCTGATGATGCTAGGAGAGGCAAAGCCACGCAGGAAAAGTGTCTGCTATGGCGATGCATCAAATGCTGGCAAAGAGAAGCCAATTTTCACTACTTCGCCCGTAGTCGGCCTCCTGTAG